The Erythrobacter sp. HL-111 DNA segment GGCGAGGACGGTGGCCTCGGCATGGGCGATCGCCTCGTCGGTCCTGCCCTTTTCCAGCGCGGTCTGCGCCTTGGCGAAGGAGGTTTCGGCGGGCGGGGCGCCGGTCGTGCTGCAACCGGCCAGCACCACGCTGGCGAGCGCGGTGGTGACGAAGAGCCCGACTCTCGGACCCCCGGTGCGGATGAAGGCAGTGCGATCCATGATGTTTCCCCTGTCGGTCCTTTTGGTGCGGTTCGCTGGTCGTTGCTCTGGTTCGGTGCGGGCGAGGGCGCGGCTCAGTTGCGGCGCATCCGGGCGGCGAGCGCGTCGAGTTCCTCGAATTCGGCGAGCAACGCGTCGAGCGCCTCGGTCACGAGGGCCTGTGCGCTCACCCCCTGCATGGTCGCGGCAAGGCGCAGCTTGAGATGGCGTTCGGTGTCGAGCCGCAGGGTGAAGGCGGCGCGCTTGCCCGAAGGCCGGGCGGCGGTTCGGGCGGCGGGGCGGGCCGCGGGCCGGCGGACCGGCTTGCGCGGCGACGGCGGCGGCGGCGGCGGCGGGGCGGGGGCCTCGAAGGCCTCGTGCCCCTCGCTTTCGTCGTCCTCGAAATAGCGCGCGGAGAGGTCTTCCTCCTCCTCGTCGCCCAGTTCGCCTTCCGAACCGTCCATCGCGGCATCGGCAAGGACGCGCTCGGCGAGCTGTTTCTGCTGGCGCCTGACGACGGGGCTGCGGGCCTGGGCGGGGCTGTCGCCCGCGGCTTCGGGAAGGGTCGGGAGGATCGGCACGACCTGCGCGCCCGCGCCCGCTGCGTTGGGGCCAGCCCAGGCATTGTCCGCGTCGTCGCCGCGATCGTCACCCATGTCATTCCAGCCCAGATCCTCAAGCTGTTCGTCGGCGAGCGCGGCCATTTCCTCCGGGCTCTGGGTGAGCGGCGCGAGTTGCGGGCGCATGGCGGGCTTGGCCCCGCCCTTGCGCGCGAGCAGGGTCGGACCGAGCGAGGCGAAACCGGCTTCGGGCATACCCCTCTCCCGCTCCCTTACTGCGCGACCCGGCGGCCGAATCCGCCCGCCGGGCGGTGGACGCCGTTCGCCGCGACCTGCCCGTTGGGGGCGGCAGCGAAGACGGTGCGGCGGAAGTTCTTTTCCAGCCGGTCGTTGATGTATTTCCACAGCGCCGTGATCTCGGCCGCGCTGCGGCTTTCGGGATCGACTTCCATCACCGTGCGCCCGTCGATCATCGAGGCGGCGAAATCGGTGCGATGGTGGAGCGTGATCGGCGCGACCGTGCCGTGCTGCGACAGCGCGACGGCGGCTTCCGAGGTGATCTTGGCCTTGGGGGTGGCGGCGTTGACGACGAAGACCAGCGGCTTGCCCGCGCGTTCGCACAGGTCGACCGTGGCGCCCACGGCGCGCAGGTCGTGCGGGCTGGGGCGGGTCGGCACCACGATCAGTTCGGCGACCGAAATCACCGACTGGATCGCCATGGTGATCGCGGGCGGGGTGTCGATTACCGCCAGCTTGAAGCCCTGCTGGCGCAGCACCTGGAGATCGTTGGCGAGCCGCGAGACGGTGGTCTGGGCGAAGGCGGGATATTCCGCCTCGCGCTCGTTCCACCAGTCGGCGAGCGATCCCTGCGGGTCGATGTCGATGAGCACGACCGGGCCGGCGCCTGCGCGCTGGGCCTGGACGGCGAGGTGGCCGGAGAGGGTGGTCTTCCCCGATCCGCCTTTCTGCGATGCCAAAGCGAGTACACGCAACGCTAGGGTCCCCCTGGATTGAACCGTGTGATGCCGCGCGTCTGCGGCGGGTTGAAACGAGGCTTCGCAGGATACCCCTAATTTTGGGTTAAGACGCCGCCCCGCGACCCGCAGCCATCCGCTCGGCAGGGGCGGTCCCTTTGGCGCCCGCGACGCGGCCGGAGCGGAAAGGAAATCCTAACGCTTCATTCACTATGGTTCTTTCCCCGATGGACGCGCGGACGTGCCCGCGCGAGACTTGCTTTTGTGAGCCCTCGCCGAGGGCGAAGCGTGATATGTTTCCCAACCGGTCAGGAGTTCGAGGATCAGCGATGCCCAGCGACACCAGCCTTTCCGCGCGCCCGGCGCCCTGCCGGCTCGCTCGCGCCTTCGCGCGGTCCCCTGCCGGCCCGGCGGCGCTCCTGCTGGCGCTGGCCGCGACGCCCGGGCTCGCCAATGTCAAGGACGGTGTCGACGCCTGGAGCGCGGGTGACTATGGCCGCGCGGTCGCCGAATGGCAGGGACCGGCGACCAATGGCGATCCCGATGCCCTCTTCAACCTCGCCCAGGCCTATCGCCTTGGTCGCGGGGTCGAGGCGGATATCGCCCGCGCGCGCGAACTCTATGCCGAAGCGGCGCAGAAAGGCCATGCGAAAGCAGCCGACAATTACGGCCTGCTGCTGTTCCAGCAGGGCGCACAGGAAAGCGCGATGCCGCTGATCCGCGACGCCGCCGACCGCGGCGACCCGCGCGCGCAATACGTGCTCGGCCTCGCCCATTTCAACGCCGACTATGCGCCGAAGGACTGGGTGCGCGCCTATGCCCTGCTCACCCTCGCCCGGTCGCAGGGACTGCCGCAGGCGACCGAGGCGCTGGCCCAGATGGATCGCTACGTGCCCGATGCCCAGAAAAGCGCGGCGCAATCGCTCGCCCGCCAGCTCGAAGAGGAATCGGCCCGCAGGCGCTCCGCGCAGCTGGCCGCAGCCGATCTCGGCCGGATGAGCGCGGCGAAGGACGCGCCCGCCCCGGTCGCGGCCGCGGCGGGCACGCCCGCACAGATGGCGGAGGCCCTGCCGCAATCCCAGCCGCAGACCGGGCGCGAACCGCAGCCCGGCCCGCAGCGATCGGCCCGGCCCGATCCCGCGCCCGTGCTGGTCGCGGCCCTGCCCGAACCGCGCGAGGCCGCGCCGCCGCGCACCCCGCCCGCGCCGGTTCCGGCGGCGGTTTCGGCTTCGGCTTCGGGTCTGGCTTCCGGGGCGGGCGCGCAGGCCGCCCCTTCGGCGGCGCGGGCTCGCCCGCAACCCGTCCGGGTCGAGGCGGCGGCCCGCCCGCGCGGGAAATGGCGGGTCCAGCTCGGCGCGTTCGGCGTGCCGGGCAATGCCGAACGGCTGTGGAGGAAGCTTGCCGACAATCCCGCGCTCGCCGGGACCGAACGCGCACTCGTGCCCGCCGGGCGGGTGACCAAGCTGCAGGCGGTCGGCTTCGCCCGCCGGTCGGACGCCCGGGCCGCCTGCTCCGCGCTGGCGCGCGAAGGGCAGGCCTGTATCGTTGCCGCGCCCGGCTCCTAGCGCGCGCGGCCGCTCTCCCTTCCCTCCTGCCGGCGCGAGGTCGAACCGCGTTTCGCCCGTGTCCGGCCTCCCCCTTGCGGCGCAGGCTGCCGGGGCAGGGTGGGTGTCGCGCGCCGGCATCATCGCCCGCGCTCCTTTCGTTCGCGCAGGTCGCGGGGCTATCGCCCTGTCGCCATGGTGCTAGTGTCCCTTCCCGGACGCCAACGGGATGGGGATCGAAGGGTGAGCGGCACTTATGCGGAAAGCGGCGCGGGGCGGGGCGGGATGTCCGGCGCGCGGGGCGATGCGACACCGGACGGTGCGGGGGACGCGCGGCTGGGCGACGGGGCGATCGCCCCCGTCGCCGCGAACGAACGGATCGAAAGCCTCGATTTCATCCGCGGCATCGCGGTCATGGGCATCCTCGCGGCGAACATCGTCGGCTTCGGCCAGCCTTTCCTCGCCTACCTCTACCCGGCCGCCTTCCTGACCGAGCACGGCGCGGCGTCCGAATGGATGTGGATCGCGCAGTTCGTGCTCGTCGACGGGAAGATGCGCGGGCTTTTCACCCTGCTGTTCGGCGCGGGGCTCTATCTCTTCATGGAGCGCGTGTGGGCGCGCGGTGGCACGCGCTGGCGGCAGATGTGGCGGCTCGCCGTGCTGCTGGTGTTCGGGCTCGTCCACTTCTTCCTGATGTGGGCAGGCGACATCCTGTTCTATTACGCCGCGATCGGCTTTCTCGTCGTGCCCTGCCTCAGGTGGGGGGTGAAGGCCCAGCTGTGGACCGGGCTTGTCGGCTATGTCTTCGGCGCTCTGCTGTATGCGGCGGCGCTGTCCTTTCCCTTTGCCGTGGTCGAAACCGCGGCGGGCGAGACCGGCGACCTCGCCGAGCTGCGCGAGGAGATGCTGGCCGACCAGGAGCGCCAGCTGGCCGATGATGCGGTCATCAGCGAATTCAAGCTTTCGGGCGATTACGCGGGCCTTGTCGCTTACCGTGTGCGCGAGGAATGGTTCGTGCCGCTGGCGAACCTCGCGGTGTTCGTCTTCGAGACCCTGCCGCTGATGTTCCTAGGCGTCGCGCTCTACAGGCTCGGGTTCTTCTCGGGCGCGTTCGATGCGCGGCGGATGCGGTTCTGGGGCTGGACGGGGGTGATCGCGGGCGGGCTGATGCACTTCGGCATCGGCCTGTTCGTGCGCGAGGGAGGGTTCGCCTTCTACACCGTGCAGGCGGCCTTCATCGGCTGGAGCCCGCTGCCGCGGCTCGCGATGGTGCTCGGCCTCGCCGCGCTGATGGTCGAATATTCGCCGCGCTGGACCGGGGAACTCGCCGAAAGGGTGCGCGCGGCGGGGCGGGTTGCCTTCACCAATTACCTCGGCACCTCGCTCGTCATGCTGTTCCTCTTCCACGGCTGGGGGCTCGGCCTGTTCGGGGCGCTCGATCGCCCGCAGCTCTATGTCGTCGTGGTCCTTGCCTGGGCGGCGATGCTGCTCTGGTCGAAGCCCTGGCTCGAACGCTATCGCTACGGGCCGCTCGAATGGCTGTGGCGCAGCCTGACCTACGGACGCCTCTTCGCGATGAAGCGGTGACGTTTTTCCTTGCTATTGAGAACGGCTCGCATATCTTTGGCCTGCAAACGACTCGCAGGAGAGGTTCTTCGCATGTATATCTGCATCTGCAACGCAATCCGCGAAGACGAGCTGCGGCGCGCGGCGCTCGGCTGCGCGGGCGATGCCGAGGCAACCTATGCGACGCTGGGCAAACGCCCCAATTGCGGCCAGTGTCTCGGCGAAGCGGGCAAGATCATCGAACAGGAGCGTTCGCTGTCCGCTTGCGAGAAAGTCGCGGTCTGAATTGCCGCGCCGCTATTGCGAGTGGCTTTCAAGGCCCTGATTTCACAACAAAAACTCTGAACCCTTCGGCTTGCAAACCGCGGTTTTCCGCCCCATATAACGTCCCGTCGTTTTGACGGGCCGTGCCAGGCGCTCGGCCCATGCAAAGGGGAAGACGCGCCATGCAGGGCGATCCGAAAATCGTCGAGTTCCTGAACAAGGCGCTCACCAACGAACTCACCGCCATCAATCAGTACTGGCTGCACTACCGCGTGCTGGCCGACTGGGGTCTCACCAGGCTCGCCGAATACGAGCGCCACGAATCGATCGAGGAAATGCAGCACGCCGACCGGCTGGCCGAACGGATCCTGTTCTTTAATGCGCTGCCCAATTTCCAGGCGATCCACAAGCTCAAGGTCGGCGAGACGGTCGAGGAGATCCTCAAGGCCGATCTCGCGCTGGAGCACGAGGCGATCCCGCTCCTGCGCGAGGCCGCGGCCTATTGCCAGGAGGCGAAGGACTTCACATCGGGTCAGATCTTCGAGGACATCCTGCGCAACGAGGAGGAGCACGTCGACTTCCTCGAAACGCAGTTCGACCTGATCGAGCGGATGGGCCTGCAGAATTACTGCCAGCTCCAGAGCAAGCCTGCGGGCGAGGGCGAGGCCGGCGCGGGCAATTGACCGCCCGCGGCGCGATGAAAGGCCCGCGCCGCGCGAGCGGCGGCGGGCCTTTTCGCATCCGGTCGCCTTTGCGCTGCCCTATTCTTCCGGAGCCGGCTCTGGGGTCTCCTGCAGGAAGACGTCGAGGTCGCTCGCGGGCATCGGAACGAGCGGCGTGCCATCGGCGTCGAGCCCCGGCAGGGTCTCGCCCGTCGGAAGGTAGCTGCGGACCCGGAAGGCGCCATCGCCCGCGCGCTCGTAGACCATGCATGTTTCTAGGTTCGCTGTCCGGTCGGTGTCGCGCATAAGGAAGGCCTCCGCAGCCCCTTCCCTCGCAGCCAGTTCGGCGAGAATGTCGATGCCGCTTTCCTCCCGGCCCTCGCGGACCGCGCCCGGTTCCATGATTTCGGAGAACACCGGGGCAAGCGCTTCCCCGATCCGTTCGGAGGCGCTGAACAGGGTGAAGAATTCGATCACCTCGTCCGGCGCGGGATCGGGACCGAGCGGGCCTTCCTGCGCTGCATCGGCCTCGGCCGCGACCTCTGCTTCCGGTTCCTGAGCCATGGCCGGAGCGCAGCAGAGCAGCGCAGCCGTCCCCGCTGCCAGCATATGTCCGGAAACTCTCGTCTCATCCGTCCCTTGTGAAGCCTCTCGCCGCCAGCCGCGTCTCGTGGAGGAAATGGACGAGGCCCGTCACCAGCAGCACCATGGTCAGCACCCACAGAAAGGCGATCAGGCTGCCGATCTTCGCCTTGATGTAGGCGGCGAGGAAGACGAGCCCGATGACGAGGCTGATATTGACCGCCGCCGCCGTCGCGAAGCTGATCGCCCGCTGCGCCGCGCGGCGCCGCCGTTCGAGCCAGGCGAGCTCGCGCGCGGCACGTTCGGTCTGGGTTTCGGCGTGCATCTCCTCGATCCGCTCGATCCGCCCGGCGATCCAGATCATCCGGCTCATGATGACGTTCATGATCGCCCCGATCGCCCCCAGAAGAAACGCCGGGGCGAGGCTCTGCTGCACCACCGCCTGCACCTGCGGGGTCGAGGCGGTGCGCTCGAGAATGTCGAAGGCGAAGGGCTGGGCGGCGACGAGGATGCCGAACGCGTTCACCTGTCCTTGCCCCCGCCGAACGGGTTTTTCGGGCTTCGCAGGTTCACGCGCACCGGGACCGCATCGAACCCCAGGTGCTCGCGGATCGAATTGACGAGATAGCGTTCGTAGCTCTTGGGCAGATCGTCGAGCCGCGTGCCGAAGATCACGAAGCGCGGCGGGCGCGTCCCTGCCTGGGTGATGTAGCGCAGCTTGATCCGCCGGCCGCCGGGCGCGGGCGGGGGATTGGCGGCGAGCGCATCGTCGAACCAGCGGTTGAGCGCGGCGGTCGATACGCGCTTCGACCAGCTGTCGCGCAGGTCGAAGGCGGCGCCGATCATCTGGTCGAGCCCCTTGCCGGTCTTCGCGCTGACCGCCAGCAGCGGCAGGCCGCGGACCTGGGCGAGCCCATCGTCCAGTGCCTGGCGCACGCCGTTGAACAGGCTGCTCGCATCCTCGGCGACGTCCCACTTGTTGATCGCGACCATCAGCGCGCGGCCTTCCTCGAGCACGGCGGAGGCGATCTTGAGGTCCTGGTGTTCGAGCCCCTGCGTCGCGTCGAGCAGCAGGATCACGACCTCGGCGAAATCGACCGCGCGGCGGGCATCGGCGACCGAGAGCCTTTCCAGCTTTTCGGTGACATTGCGTTTTTTCCGCATTCCCGCCGTGTCGATCAGGCGCACGTCGCGGACGTCGCCGGTCTTGGGATCGGTCCAGCGCC contains these protein-coding regions:
- a CDS encoding ParA family protein, whose product is MRVLALASQKGGSGKTTLSGHLAVQAQRAGAGPVVLIDIDPQGSLADWWNEREAEYPAFAQTTVSRLANDLQVLRQQGFKLAVIDTPPAITMAIQSVISVAELIVVPTRPSPHDLRAVGATVDLCERAGKPLVFVVNAATPKAKITSEAAVALSQHGTVAPITLHHRTDFAASMIDGRTVMEVDPESRSAAEITALWKYINDRLEKNFRRTVFAAAPNGQVAANGVHRPAGGFGRRVAQ
- a CDS encoding SPOR domain-containing protein is translated as MPSDTSLSARPAPCRLARAFARSPAGPAALLLALAATPGLANVKDGVDAWSAGDYGRAVAEWQGPATNGDPDALFNLAQAYRLGRGVEADIARARELYAEAAQKGHAKAADNYGLLLFQQGAQESAMPLIRDAADRGDPRAQYVLGLAHFNADYAPKDWVRAYALLTLARSQGLPQATEALAQMDRYVPDAQKSAAQSLARQLEEESARRRSAQLAAADLGRMSAAKDAPAPVAAAAGTPAQMAEALPQSQPQTGREPQPGPQRSARPDPAPVLVAALPEPREAAPPRTPPAPVPAAVSASASGLASGAGAQAAPSAARARPQPVRVEAAARPRGKWRVQLGAFGVPGNAERLWRKLADNPALAGTERALVPAGRVTKLQAVGFARRSDARAACSALAREGQACIVAAPGS
- a CDS encoding DUF418 domain-containing protein, which translates into the protein MSGTYAESGAGRGGMSGARGDATPDGAGDARLGDGAIAPVAANERIESLDFIRGIAVMGILAANIVGFGQPFLAYLYPAAFLTEHGAASEWMWIAQFVLVDGKMRGLFTLLFGAGLYLFMERVWARGGTRWRQMWRLAVLLVFGLVHFFLMWAGDILFYYAAIGFLVVPCLRWGVKAQLWTGLVGYVFGALLYAAALSFPFAVVETAAGETGDLAELREEMLADQERQLADDAVISEFKLSGDYAGLVAYRVREEWFVPLANLAVFVFETLPLMFLGVALYRLGFFSGAFDARRMRFWGWTGVIAGGLMHFGIGLFVREGGFAFYTVQAAFIGWSPLPRLAMVLGLAALMVEYSPRWTGELAERVRAAGRVAFTNYLGTSLVMLFLFHGWGLGLFGALDRPQLYVVVVLAWAAMLLWSKPWLERYRYGPLEWLWRSLTYGRLFAMKR
- a CDS encoding bacterioferritin-associated ferredoxin — its product is MYICICNAIREDELRRAALGCAGDAEATYATLGKRPNCGQCLGEAGKIIEQERSLSACEKVAV
- the bfr gene encoding bacterioferritin, yielding MQGDPKIVEFLNKALTNELTAINQYWLHYRVLADWGLTRLAEYERHESIEEMQHADRLAERILFFNALPNFQAIHKLKVGETVEEILKADLALEHEAIPLLREAAAYCQEAKDFTSGQIFEDILRNEEEHVDFLETQFDLIERMGLQNYCQLQSKPAGEGEAGAGN
- a CDS encoding DUF2721 domain-containing protein; translated protein: MNAFGILVAAQPFAFDILERTASTPQVQAVVQQSLAPAFLLGAIGAIMNVIMSRMIWIAGRIERIEEMHAETQTERAARELAWLERRRRAAQRAISFATAAAVNISLVIGLVFLAAYIKAKIGSLIAFLWVLTMVLLVTGLVHFLHETRLAARGFTRDG